The Populus trichocarpa isolate Nisqually-1 chromosome 2, P.trichocarpa_v4.1, whole genome shotgun sequence genome has a window encoding:
- the LOC7481423 gene encoding ADP-ribosylation factor yields MGLSFTKLFSRLFAKKEMRILMVGLDAAGKTTILYKLKLGEIVTTIPTIGFNVETVEYKNISFTVWDVGGQDKIRPLWRHYFQNTQGLIFVVDSNDRDRVVEARDELHRMLNEDELRDAVLLVFANKQDLPNAMNAAEITDKLGLHSLRQRHWYIQSTCATSGEGLYEGLDWLSNNIANKA; encoded by the exons ATGGGGCTGTCTTTCACCAAGTTGTTTAGCCGACTGTTTGCTAAGAAGGAAATGCGTATTCTGATGGTGGGTCTTGATGCTGCTGGTAAGACCACCATTCTCTACAAGCTCAAGCTCGGTGAGATTGTCACCACCATTCCTACCATTG GATTTAATGTGGAGACTGTGGAGTACAAAAACATTAGCTTTACTGTTTGGGATGTCGGGGGTCAGGACAAG ATCCGCCCCTTGTGGAGACATTACTTCCAGAACACACAAGGACTTATCTTTGTGGTTGATAGCAATGACAGAGATCGTGTGGTTGAAGCTAGGGATGAGCTACACAGGATGTTGAATGAG GATGAGTTGAGGGATGCTGTGCTGCTAGTGTTTGCAAACAAACAGGATCTTCCGAATGCAATGAATGCCGCTGAGATTACGGATAAGCTTGGCCTTCACTCCCTTCGTCAGCGCCACTG GTACATCCAGAGCACATGCGCCACCTCTGGTGAGGGGCTGTATGAGGGATTGGACTGGCTCTCAAACAACATTGCAAACAAG GCTTAG
- the LOC7460482 gene encoding nitrogen regulatory protein P-II homolog has protein sequence MASAAVKPGSLTSLQFHSSLNKQLPLFDSLLKPLKLKNSRFSQFNLTLNTSRNASIIPTIRAQSSSVPEYIPDAKFYKIEAILRPWRVSQVSSALLKIGIRGVTVSDVRGFGAQGGSKERHGGSEFSEDKFVAKVKLEIVVSKDQVEAVIEKVKDEAWTGEIGDGKIFLVPVADVIRIRTGERGEKAERMTGGLSDMTFSA, from the exons atggcCTCGGCAGCAGTGAAACCAGGCTCCCTCActtctcttcaatttcactcttctCTCAACAAACAACTCCCTCTTTTTGATTCCCTTTTGAAACCTCTCAAGTTGAAGAATTCTCGATTCTCTCAGTTTAACTTGACCCTAAACACCTCACGAAATGCGTCCATTATTCCTACAATTAGAGCCCAAAGCTCCTCTGTTCCTG AGTATATTCCAGATGCCAAATTCTACAAGATAGAAGCAATTTTGAG GCCCTGGCGAGTCTCGCAAGTTTCCTCG gcTCTGTTGAAAATTGGTATTCGTGGTGTTACTGTTTCTGATGTTCGAGGCTTTGGGGCTCAAGGTGGTTCAAAGGAGAGGCATGGTG GCTCAGAGTTTTCCGAAGACAAGTTTGTTGCTAAAGTTAAGTTGGAGATTGTAGTGAGCAAAGACCAG GTTGAAGCTGTCATAGAAAAGGTCAAAGACGAGGCATGGACTGGAGAGATTGGAGATGGCAAGATTTTCT TGGTACCTGTTGCAGATGTAATAAGAATTCGCACTG GTGAACGTGGAGAGAAGGCTGAAAGGATGACAGGAGGGTTGTCCGACATGACATTTTCTGCATGA